The following proteins are co-located in the Paralichthys olivaceus isolate ysfri-2021 chromosome 10, ASM2471397v2, whole genome shotgun sequence genome:
- the parp4 gene encoding protein mono-ADP-ribosyltransferase PARP4 isoform X5, with amino-acid sequence MAVFENTSVLLDLKNLSYKEKKKLKSAVTENGGSISFVVNKKCTLIVTSDVSNLSSNRLRSIHKHQTPVVGVDYIYTCLHRGGLLPVDEFKLDTSPPLPLSSLGPAPHHVITAAVERPRGKSKPFSLTPSAESPERSANVLDKFRIYTETDSDLPSYPNDFQVAKYSIFEKINSNTWCVLELQSFKGRQFRVVRCWRNDVEAKKELVFLSTSEDAVDVYQALRETWQAAGLQPRRSIPPLSGGLGSFPLQQLLLEEKLNTGSISQEVGVFVELLWTEALGRLSLLLFHPIDKISLNDVSRAEGLLLQAQKKLKEGNISETSPLLQEFLTLLPNRLPASLLNAKDISQKLDFCQLIRDVLSVSEMSLRGPAPSSLGKYRALRCSVETVPPGSSEFQAVTSVLRDSKLQILQILRVGRGVELETFKNELGNVNMLLHSSSPCNFVGILSRGLLLPHTGVEHHGIERTDVGNLGSGIYFSDAVSTTLKYSRQSVADGSRLLLVCDVALGRCRDVHKRDVTLTQAPEGHHSVHGVRCTPETHSEFEDDEYVVYSPDQVKLKYVVQFSIEGELLKEFSPAVDTSAEPRPPPSLQVLSSEDVGVEDIKNPLDDVKAGLLDSSGQQLPLQAVHLKCKLMDLLSQVIIFQKYTNTSSVSIEAKYVFPLDDSAAVCGFEAFINGKHVVGKVKEKETARKEYKKAIEKGHGAYLMDQDAPDVFTISVGNLPPGATVLIKVTFVSELIVRDGSILFSVPGSVAPWQESAALNQTTQVTVEKVCVTDDAANTREFSLDVSVEMPNEISSLQCITHKVKVKRTDCKAVVSVLPGQVMGLEGFQLSVSLSEVHLPRMWVERHPDKDSQACMLVFYPDFDVSSSSESDEVVLLLDTSESMKGESLRMAQRIALQVLKALGSNVRLNVVLFGTDHTEAFLTARPLTEARQAAEGFIKNLSPVGGSTELWRPLRALSLLPPSRGIRNLLLLSDGHIQNANFTLKLLRDDVQHSRLFTCGLSPTANRHMLRALAQAGGGAYEFFDTKVKHSWSEKVSRQVKRVASPGCSSVSVKWQQFNPTAPAPVQAPKQLHALFNDCHTLVYGFVPHCTQASLHGNLSGQELNTMVSTSELQKTRGTFLHKLTARALIRDYEDGSLDTDEAEHEGKKAELKSFVIELSKEFSILSQFTSFVAIEERDPEEPEEGFTDIPELIAEEDVDFLPYISWNEEDLSELDVNHILKCLESHDGMPQDYSSSSASSGDANAMDDYDFYVELTEPDFLESREKKPEVESVLECGSSLWSSLLAHSSIQTPPIPPAPAPAPAPAIDLSSPWRMSSITRRSLQTSPISRPPPLFSRLELSSITRRSLQISPSPPPPPPATATAPPPAPSSHWQTSFSTQSSIPTSPIPPSPPPAEFVRPRTSSSALGSIEASLIPPPPRPSSPLSLQLSSLNSSIQASPMKMARKCMGRRKSARFARSSPDIPEPSGSAPFASAASGGSSPGFRRWHLESSQKTEALLTKKESSDHIVALQQGEPREESGFIPRSLHTKLPFPQDQPQSFQYGSAKRSVLRSGGIQREPASTGSSRNRMHRQCSAQYISPTLLPGGMWEEPDATMSRWEKIFQMQHSEGYWELTTELYQYMKVNIDRFVNVFLKDKGICSLGVRAHTDILRLVATLLVLQMMREEKLEEGKLLRTLFCLDDSTQPRPQRWEEVKKAVEWVCWADKQYPCIYSRLEFGRSWESSTRQLLGYEGLPPFSTLRGQIPPLLVHEEKMA; translated from the exons ATGGCTGTGTTCGAGAACACGTCTGTGCTGTTGGACCTGAAGAATTTGTCCtacaaagagaagaagaagctgaagtcGGCAGTGACGGAGAACGGAGGCAGCATTTCCTTTGTGGTCAATAAAAAG TGCACTCTGATAGTGACCAGTGACGTGTCCAACCTGAGCTCCAACAGGCTGCGGAGCATCCACAAGCACCAGACGCCCGTGGTGGGGGTGGATTACATTTACACATGTCTGCACAGAGGAGGTCTTCTGCCTGTGGATGAATTCAAACTGGACacctcacctcctcttcctctctcctcactggGGCCCGCTCCACATCACG TGATCACAGCGGCTGTCGAGCGCCCCAGAGGTAAATCCAAGCCTTTCAGTCTGACTCCGAGCGCAGAGTCTCCAGAGAGGAGCGCAAACGTCCTGGACAAGTTCAG AATTTACACTGAAACTGATTCTGATCTTCCATCGTATCCCAACGATTTCCAAGTGGCAAAATATTCAATCTTTGAAAAG ATTAACAGCAACACTTGGTGtgtgctggagctgcagagtttTAAAGGACGACAGTTCCGTGTGGTCCGCTGCTGGAGGAATGATGTAGAAGCGAAG AAGGAGCTGGTGTTTCTGTCCACGTCTGAGGACGCTGTAGATGTGTACCAGGCGCTGAGAGAGACCTGGCAGGCCGCTGGTCTGCAGCCGAGACGCAGCATCCCTCCACTGTCCGGGGGCCTGGGTTCCTTCCCCCTGCAGCAG ctgctgctggaggagaaactgAACACAGGGAGCATTTCGCAGGAGGTGGGCGTCTtcgtggagctgctgtggacCGAAGCCCTCGGTCGACTCAGCCTCCTCCTTTTCCATCCAATCGACAAGATCAGCCTCAATGAT gtgagcAGGGCGGAGGGCTTGTTGCTTCAGGCCcagaagaagctgaaggaggGAAACATTTCTGAGACGTCGCCTCTCTTGCAAGAGTTTTTGACTCTGCTGCCAAACAGGCTGCCGGCTTCACTGCTCAACGCCAAGGACATCTCTCAGAAACTGGACTTCTGTCAG TTAATTCGAGACGTCCTGAGCGTGAGTGAGATGTCTCTGAGAGGCCCCGCCCCCTCCAGTCTGGGGAAGTACCGCGCCCTGAGGTGCAGCGTTGAGACCGTTCCCCCCGGCAGCTCCGAGTTTCAGGCGGTGACATCTGTGCTGCGGGACAG CAAACTGCAGATTCTCCAGATTCTGCGAGTCGGCCGAGGGGTGGAGCTTGAGACATTTAAGAACGAGCTGGGGAACGTTAACATGCTTCTTCACTCATCGAGCCCCTGTAACTTTGTAGGAATCCTGTCTCG tgGTCTGCTGTTGCCCCACACCGGAGTAGAGCATCATGGGATAGAGAGAACAGACGTCGGTAATCTGGGCAGTGGAATCTACTTCAGTGACGCCGTCAG CACCACTTTAAAATACTCCAGGCAAAGTGTGGCCGACGGCTCTCGGCTGCTGTTGGTGTGTGATGTGGCGCTGGGGCGTTGCAGGGACGTCCACAAGAGAGACGTCACACTGACCCAGGCCCCCGAGGGCCACCACAGTGTGCACGGAGTCCGCTGCACCCCTGAAACCCACTCTGAgtttgag GATGACGAGTACGTGGTGTACAGTCCCGATCAAGTGAAACTGAAGTACGTGGTTCAGTTCAGCATCGAGGGAGAATTGCTGAAGGAGTTCAGTCCTGCCGTCGACACTTCTGCTGAGCCGCGTCCGCCTCCGTCTCTCCAAG tgctgAGTTCAGAGGACGTCGGAGTTGAGGACATTAAAAACCCTCTGGACGATGTGAAGGCCGGACTGTTGGACAGCTCCGGTCAGCAGCTCCCTCTGCAGGCCGTCCACCTGAAGTGCAAACTGATGGACCTGCTCtctcag GTCATTATTTTCCAAAAATACACCAACACCAGCTCCGTGTCCATCGAGGCCAAGTACGTTTTCCCGTTGGACGattctgcagctgtgtgtggatTTGAAGCGTTTATCAATGGGAAACACGTGGTGGGAAAG gtgaaggagaaggagacgGCTCGTAAGGAGTACAAAAAGGCTATTGAGAAGGGCCATGGGGCATATCTCATGGATCAGGACGCCCCC GACGTGTTCACCATCAGCGTCGGCAATCTGCCTCCCGGAGCCACCGTCCTCATCAAAGTCACCTTCGTGTCCGAGCTGATCGTCAGGGACGGGAGTATTCTCTTCTCTGTGCCCGGGAGTGTGGCTCCGTGGCAGGAGAGCGCAGCGCTCAACCAGACCACACAG GTCACTgtggagaaagtgtgtgtgactgatgatGCAGCAAATACAAG AGAGTTCAGCCTGGATGTGTCGGTGGAGATGCCCAACGAGATCAGCAGCCTGCAGTGCATCACTCACAAAGTCAAGGTCAAG AGAACCGACTGTAAGGCAGTAGTGAGCGTGCTGCCAGGACAGGTGATGGGTCTGGAGGGTTTCCAGCTGTCGGTCAGTCTGTCCGAGGTCCACCTGCCCAGGATGTGGGTGGAGAGACACCCGGACAAGGACAGTCAG GCGTGCATGTTGGTTTTCTATCCAGACTTCGATGTCAGTTCCAGCTCAGAATCCGATGAAGTCGTCCTGTTGCTGGACACGTCTGAGTCCATGAAGGGGGAGTCTCTCCGCATGGCTCAGAGAATCGCCCTCCAGGTCCTCAAGGCCCTCGGCAGCAACGTCAGACTCAACGTCGTTTTATTTGGCACAG ATCACACCGAAGCGTTTCTGACAGCGCGGCCGCTCACTGAGGCTCGACAGGCGGCAGAGGGCTTCATCAAG AACTTGTCTCCAGTGGGTGGCAGCACTGAGCTCTGGCGGCCCCTGAGGGCCCTCAGCCTGCTGCCTCCGTCACGTGGCATCaggaacctgctgctgctgtcggacGGCCACATCCAGAACGCAAACTTCACCCTGAAGCTGCTCAGAGACGACGTGCAGCACAGCCGCCTCTTCACCTGCGGCCTCAG TCCGACAGCCAATCGGCACATGCTGAGAGCTCTGGCCCAGGCCGGGGGCGGAGCCTACGAGTTCTTTGACACGAAGGTCAAACACAGCTGGTCAGAGAAG GTGTCACGTCAGGTGAAGCGCGTTGCGTCTCctggctgcagctcagtgtctgtGAAGTGGCAGCAGTTCAACCCGACAGCGCCCGCTCCTGTGCAAGCGCCCAAACAGCTCCACGCTCTGTTCAACGACTGTCACACGCTGGTGTACGGCTTTGTGCCGCACTGCACTCAG GCCAGCCTCCACGGGAACCTGAGTGGTCAGGAGCTCAACACCATGGTGTCGACGAGTGAGCTGCAGAAGACGAGAGGCACG TTCCTTCACAAGCTCACAGCCAGAGCCCTCATCAGGGATTACGAAGATGGAAGCCTGGATACAGACGAGGCTGaacatgag gggAAGAAGGCGGAGTTGAAGTCCTTCGTCATCGAGTTGAGCAAAGAGTTCTCCATCCTGTCTCAGTTCACCAGCTTTGTGGCCATTGAGGAGAGG GACCCGGAGGAACCGGAGGAGGGTTTTACAGACATCCCCGAGTTGATCGCAGAGGAGGATGTGGACTTCCTCCCCTACATCAGCTGGAATGAGGAGGATCTTTCTGAGCTTGACGTGAATCACATATTAAAGTGTCTTGAAAGCCATGACGGCATGCCTCAG GATTACAGCAGCTCATCGGCTTCATCGGGCGATGCGAATGCGATGGATGACTATGACTTTTACGTTGAGCTAACTGAACCAGACTTCCTGGAGTCCAGAGAAAAGAAACCAGAAGTGGAATCTGTCCTGGAGTGTGGATCTTCTCTGTGGTCTTCTTTACTTGCCCACAGCTCAATTCAAACCCCTCCGatccctccagctccagctccagctccagctccagctatAGATCTATCATCTCCTTGGCGCATGTCTTCAATTACCCGTCGCTCACTTCAAACCTCTCCGATCTCACGGCCTCCACCTCTATTTTCTCGTTTGGAGTTGTCTTCAATTACCCGTCGCTCACTTCAAATCTCTCCGAGCCCACCGCCTCCACCTCCAGCTACAGCTACAgctccacctccagctccaTCATCTCATTGGCAGACGTCTTTTTCTACCCAAAGCTCAATTCCAACCTCTCCGATCCCTCCTTCTCCGCCTCCAGCTGAATTCGTTCGTCCGCGGACTTCTTCATCTGCTCTAGGCTCAATTGAAGCCTCTCTGATCCCTCCACCTCCACGTCCATCTTCACCTCTTAGTTTGCAGTTGTCTTCACTTAACAGCTCAATTCAAGCCTCTCCCATGAAGATGGCTCGAAAATGTATGGGGAGGAGAAAGTCAGCGCGCTTTGCTAGATCTTCCCCTGATATCCCCGAACCCTCCGGCAGCGCACCTTTCGCATCTGCTGCATCTGGCGGGAGCAGCCCAGGGTTCAGAAGGTGGCATCTTGAGTCATCTCAAAAAACAGAAGCGCTTCTGACTAAGAAAGAATCTTCAGATCACATCGTAGCATTGCAGCAGGGTGAGCCAAGAGAGGAAAGCGGATTCATCCCGCGGAGTTTGCATACGAAGCTTCCCTTCCCCCAGGATCAACCTCAAAGTTTCCAATATGGCAGTGCTAAACGCTCAGTTCTCAGGTCAGGAGGGATCCAGAGGGAGCCTGCATCAACTGGATCATCTAGAAACAGGATGCACAGACAATGTTCAGCTCAATATATCAGTCCAACACTTCTCCCGGG GGGAATGTGGGAAGAACCTGATGCGACGATGTCCAGATGGGAAAAGATTTTCCAGATGCAACATTCG gagggcTACTGGGAGTTGACCACAGAACTGTATCAATACATGAAAGTTAACATCGACCGCTTTGTCAACGTGTTCCTGAAAGACAAAGGCATCTGCTCTCTGG gtgtgaGGGCCCACACAGACATCCTGAGGCTGGTGGCAACTCTTCTGGTTCTGCAGATGATGAGGGAGGAGAAACTGGAGGAAGGCAAACTGCTCCGCACCCTCTTCTGTCTGGATGACTCCACTCAGCCCAG GCCACAGCGctgggaggaggtgaagaaggcgGTGGAGTGGGTTTGCTGGGCCGACAAACAGTACCCATGCATCTACAGCCGGCTGGAGTTTGGTCGGAGCTGGGAGTCGTCCACCCGTCAGCTGCTGGGCTACGAAGGCCTGCCCCCCTTCTCGACACTCAGAGGTCAGATCCCCCCTCTACTGGTCCATGAAGAGAAGATGGCGTGA